In Candidatus Acidiferrales bacterium, the following proteins share a genomic window:
- a CDS encoding electron transfer flavoprotein subunit alpha/FixB family protein: MADGILVVAEQRQGNLNKVSWETLVAAQQLAAAVGRKLGVAVMGKGVGGIAEEFAGKKLDEVLLVEHDLLADYTPDGYTLALQQVLQQTSPYLVLMPHTYQVREFLPKLATSTGRGVIGDCIGYRKDGNQLVFVRQMFQGKTNADVTFAGDPPYFATFQAGAFRVDQLAGGTGKASVRSLSVSLDASQIRTRPLELFQEAKQAVDLSQAEVIVAVGRGIKAAENLPLVQKLAELLGGEVAASRPICDEGWLPLDRQIGSSGQTVAPKLYLALGISGAIQHVVGMKGSRTIVAINKDPNAPIFEVADYGIVGDLFEIVPALTEEIQKAKA, translated from the coding sequence ATGGCAGATGGAATTCTGGTAGTAGCTGAGCAGCGGCAGGGGAACCTGAACAAAGTGAGCTGGGAGACGCTCGTGGCCGCGCAGCAATTGGCGGCAGCGGTTGGCCGGAAGCTCGGCGTGGCGGTGATGGGCAAAGGCGTGGGCGGGATCGCGGAAGAATTTGCTGGCAAGAAGCTCGATGAGGTATTGCTCGTTGAGCACGATCTGCTTGCCGACTACACTCCTGACGGGTACACGCTCGCGTTGCAGCAGGTTCTCCAGCAGACCTCGCCCTATCTCGTCCTGATGCCGCATACCTACCAGGTGCGGGAGTTCCTTCCCAAGCTGGCCACCTCGACTGGCCGGGGAGTGATCGGGGACTGCATCGGTTACCGCAAGGATGGCAATCAATTGGTGTTTGTCCGCCAGATGTTCCAAGGCAAAACGAACGCGGATGTCACCTTTGCCGGCGATCCACCCTATTTCGCCACGTTTCAGGCGGGCGCCTTCCGGGTGGACCAATTGGCCGGTGGGACGGGCAAGGCGTCGGTTCGGAGCCTTTCTGTTTCCCTCGATGCGAGCCAGATTCGGACTAGGCCGCTCGAGCTTTTCCAGGAGGCAAAGCAGGCGGTGGACCTGAGCCAGGCGGAGGTGATCGTTGCCGTCGGTCGCGGCATCAAAGCAGCGGAAAATCTTCCCCTTGTTCAGAAACTGGCGGAGCTTCTTGGCGGCGAGGTGGCTGCCTCCCGGCCGATCTGTGATGAAGGCTGGTTGCCGCTCGATCGGCAAATCGGCAGCTCCGGCCAGACCGTCGCGCCCAAGCTCTATCTCGCGCTGGGCATTTCCGGCGCCATCCAGCACGTGGTGGGCATGAAAGGTTCGCGCACTATCGTGGCCATCAACAAAGACCCGAACGCC